The candidate division KSB1 bacterium genome includes a window with the following:
- the serA gene encoding phosphoglycerate dehydrogenase: MEEAKPSRFRILVTGEILPEGLALLKAEPDFDVDVKVGLSREELLKTLAPYHALITRSETSIDRELIDAGENLRVIARGGVGLDNVDIDYASLKGVAVMNTPGANTIAAVEHTIGLILALCRRIPYAHNSLRAGEWQRKKFLGIQLQGKTLGIIGLGRIGSRVATRMKAFEMHVIAYDPYVNVEKAEQLGVPLVDFEQLLRQSDIVTLHAPLTDETFHMISHREINMMKDGALLINAARGPIVDPEALYHALTTGKLAGAALDVFEEEPPKDTRLLLLDNVVVTPHIGANTVEAQVNVAVQLARQVIAALKHGEYENSVNMPIASREEFLKLRPFLDLAERIGRMQVQTVEGRVQAVSVEYYGEIANYVKPLTVAVLKGLLAPILREKVNYINAPYIADERRIRVSQTRTFEPEDYTNLMRVHVRTDKQKQTVAGTLLGRSIPRIVEIDGYGLDVEPEGRFLIIKNYDRPGVIGKVGTILGNARVNIAEWRLGRLRRNDLALAVVKVDDPVPEEVLRQIEQVEDVVQVVPFEL; the protein is encoded by the coding sequence ATGGAAGAAGCTAAGCCTTCCCGCTTTCGCATTCTGGTAACCGGGGAGATCCTGCCGGAGGGGCTTGCCCTCCTCAAGGCAGAGCCGGACTTTGATGTGGACGTGAAGGTCGGTCTATCCCGCGAGGAGCTTCTCAAGACCCTCGCCCCGTACCATGCTCTCATTACGCGAAGCGAGACGAGCATCGACCGCGAGCTCATCGACGCCGGCGAGAACCTGCGCGTCATCGCCCGCGGCGGTGTGGGGCTGGACAACGTGGACATCGACTACGCCAGCCTGAAGGGCGTGGCCGTGATGAACACCCCCGGCGCCAATACGATCGCCGCGGTCGAGCACACCATTGGCCTGATCCTAGCCCTCTGCCGCCGCATCCCGTACGCACACAACTCCCTGCGCGCGGGCGAGTGGCAACGGAAAAAATTCCTTGGCATTCAGCTCCAGGGCAAGACCCTCGGTATTATTGGACTGGGACGCATCGGCAGCCGGGTGGCCACGCGGATGAAAGCCTTTGAGATGCACGTCATCGCCTACGACCCTTACGTCAACGTGGAAAAGGCGGAGCAGCTCGGCGTGCCTCTGGTGGATTTCGAGCAGCTGCTGCGCCAGTCCGACATCGTCACCCTGCACGCGCCTCTTACCGATGAGACCTTTCACATGATCTCCCACCGGGAGATCAACATGATGAAAGATGGGGCGCTGCTGATCAACGCGGCGCGGGGGCCCATTGTCGATCCCGAGGCCCTCTACCACGCATTGACGACCGGCAAGCTGGCCGGCGCAGCGCTCGACGTCTTCGAAGAAGAGCCCCCGAAGGACACGCGGCTTCTCCTCCTGGACAACGTAGTTGTCACACCCCACATCGGCGCCAATACCGTGGAAGCGCAGGTCAACGTGGCGGTCCAGTTGGCTCGGCAGGTGATCGCAGCCCTCAAACACGGGGAATATGAGAATTCCGTCAACATGCCCATTGCGAGCCGCGAAGAATTCCTCAAGCTTCGGCCATTCCTGGACCTTGCAGAGCGGATCGGTCGGATGCAGGTGCAGACCGTGGAGGGCCGGGTGCAAGCTGTCTCCGTGGAGTACTACGGGGAGATCGCTAATTACGTCAAGCCCCTGACCGTGGCCGTGCTGAAGGGGCTGCTTGCACCCATCTTGCGCGAGAAGGTGAACTACATCAATGCGCCCTACATTGCCGACGAGCGCCGCATCCGCGTGAGCCAGACTCGCACCTTCGAACCCGAGGACTACACCAATCTGATGCGCGTCCACGTGCGCACCGATAAGCAGAAGCAGACGGTGGCAGGCACGCTCTTGGGGCGCAGCATTCCTCGCATCGTGGAAATCGACGGCTACGGCCTGGATGTCGAGCCGGAGGGGCGCTTTCTGATCATTAAGAACTACGATCGGCCCGGGGTAATCGGCAAGGTGGGCACGATCCTGGGCAATGCCCGCGTGAACATCGCCGAGTGGCGGCTCGGACGCCTTCGCCGAAACGACCTCGCCCTCGCCGTCGTGAAGGTGGACGACCC